A single Tenacibaculum sp. Bg11-29 DNA region contains:
- a CDS encoding sensor histidine kinase, translating into MINNLFSIKKNNRTISRKYHIIFWLVYFIFNVIRWGSYFDDYWYSIKSNLVEFPLHIVLVYTNVYYFIPKFLITKKYKTYVTLLFLALGLLYTIRTGLNYILVTKNIWPETDAYQQAFTFNHVVAVTIGELYVLALATAIKLTIDWVNQKNRIKTLREEHLKSELNFLKSQIQPHFFFNTLNNLYALTLEKSDMAPDVVLKLSDIMQYVIYDVKKSKVNLLNEIKYIQNYADLELLRCHENAKININLKGNISNAKIPPLVFLSFIENCFKHGNKNNSDFYICIDIEKKENNSLILNIKNSFEPTNPLAKKRLKSGIGNSNTKRRLDLIYKDQYSLKIMETKKVFTVNLQIPLT; encoded by the coding sequence ATGATCAATAACTTATTTTCTATCAAAAAAAATAATAGGACTATTTCACGAAAGTACCATATTATCTTTTGGCTAGTTTATTTTATCTTTAATGTAATACGATGGGGTAGTTATTTTGACGACTATTGGTACTCTATAAAATCTAATTTAGTAGAATTTCCTTTACATATAGTATTAGTTTACACAAATGTGTATTATTTTATTCCTAAATTTTTAATAACTAAAAAATACAAAACTTATGTTACACTATTATTTTTAGCCTTAGGATTACTTTATACTATTCGTACTGGCTTAAATTATATTTTAGTTACAAAAAACATATGGCCAGAAACAGATGCTTACCAACAAGCTTTTACATTTAATCATGTTGTTGCTGTTACTATTGGAGAACTATATGTACTAGCTCTAGCTACTGCCATAAAACTTACAATAGATTGGGTTAATCAAAAAAACAGAATAAAAACTTTAAGAGAAGAACATTTAAAAAGTGAATTAAATTTTTTAAAATCTCAAATTCAACCTCACTTTTTCTTTAATACTTTAAATAACTTATATGCTTTAACCTTAGAAAAGTCTGATATGGCTCCAGATGTTGTTTTAAAACTATCAGATATAATGCAATATGTTATTTATGATGTAAAAAAAAGCAAAGTAAATCTTTTAAATGAAATTAAGTATATTCAAAATTATGCTGATTTAGAACTTTTACGCTGTCATGAAAACGCTAAAATAAACATTAACTTAAAAGGGAATATTAGTAATGCAAAAATACCACCTTTAGTTTTTCTTTCTTTTATTGAAAATTGCTTTAAACATGGTAATAAAAACAATAGCGATTTTTATATTTGTATTGATATAGAAAAAAAGGAAAACAATTCTCTTATTTTAAACATTAAAAACTCTTTTGAGCCAACTAACCCTCTTGCTAAAAAAAGATTGAAAAGTGGTATTGGTAATTCTAATACAAAAAGAAGGTTAGATTTAATTTATAAAGATCAGTACAGTTTAAAAATTATGGAAACAAAAAAAGTATTTACAGTAAACCTTCAAATCCCTTTAACTTAA
- a CDS encoding SusC/RagA family TonB-linked outer membrane protein, which yields MKKNKILLCFCFFLLMIQVSVAQEKTITGVISSKADGLPLPGVNIIVKGTVKGVETDFDGKYKINASSKDVLMFSFVGMENSSVLVGNKSIINVQLSEGTLLKEVVVTALGIKKERKSLTYSAQEVSGDELTKVKQTNPINSLSGKSAGITISRSSSGLGGTAKVVLRGNSSTTNNDPLYVIDGIPMLNSGNGSNGSEPGTDIFGSQTGNRDGGDAMSLINPDDIASITILKGASASALYGSQGANGVILVTTKKGKEGRLSVNVSSSFTVDNVMSLPKLQSEYQSASVGGAIAENGNVIDAKSWGAKKSGLSNDAKSFFNTGYTSINSIALTSGSAKMQTYFSYANTLAEGVVPQNKLIKNNVTLRETAKFLNDKIDISASINLSDQRINNRPTNGLYSNALTGVYLHPVGIDRDTYKNKFEYFNQVTNMMDQYTTSFDGNIQQNPYWLINRSPSKDVVQRVLANVSAKYQITENFSLQSRVSYDKSFFKFDKRQYAGTDPVNSGDNGRYILEKTENTQQYIDLIANYSKAFSEDLTFTGLLGTSLTKYAIGDQILLDSGRDGMGLNFPNEFTIANFTTTNNIRQSVGNREVQSVFGSVNLGYKEMIYLDVTGRADWSSTLVNTNSTSFFYPSVGLTGVFSEMFNMPEAINFAKLRVSYAEVGKDIPVYATIPLNSINLTNTSVSSASFAPIEGETLKPERQKSFEIGTEWRFLNNRLGFELTYYNTKTENQIFFIQAAPNPNGYSQNIVNAGEISNKGIELVLNGKPVRNENFTWNTAINFAQNKNEVVSVHPSLQDGEAIITARGVNGYEFSLIEGEDFGSIKARSLERNENGVPVINDSGTLKDLGFKTVAHAQPDFALGWNNTFDYKNFSFGFLIDGKFGGDVVSVTEAVNDKYGVSQATADARNTNGGMINVVNEAGVGSQITAQEYYNAIGGRDGMLGEYVYNATNVSLRELSIGYKLPIKDDFFKSVRLSLIGNNLFFFYKEAPFDPNIAASTGIGLQGVDIYSQPSTRSVGVNVNINF from the coding sequence ATGAAAAAAAATAAAATCTTATTGTGTTTTTGTTTTTTCTTGTTAATGATCCAAGTATCAGTAGCTCAAGAAAAAACTATAACGGGGGTAATCTCATCTAAAGCTGATGGACTACCATTGCCTGGTGTTAACATAATAGTAAAAGGTACAGTTAAGGGGGTTGAAACCGATTTTGACGGTAAGTACAAAATTAATGCTTCATCGAAAGATGTTTTGATGTTCTCTTTTGTTGGAATGGAGAATTCTTCAGTTCTTGTAGGTAATAAATCAATAATAAATGTTCAGTTAAGTGAAGGAACTTTATTGAAAGAGGTTGTAGTAACAGCTTTAGGGATTAAAAAAGAACGAAAAAGTTTAACGTATTCTGCCCAAGAAGTTAGTGGAGATGAGTTAACAAAAGTAAAACAGACAAACCCTATTAATAGTTTGTCTGGAAAATCAGCAGGAATAACTATATCAAGAAGTTCTTCTGGTTTAGGAGGTACAGCAAAGGTTGTATTAAGAGGTAACTCTTCAACAACTAATAATGACCCTTTATATGTAATTGACGGGATACCAATGTTAAACAGTGGAAACGGGTCTAATGGTTCAGAGCCAGGTACAGATATTTTTGGAAGTCAAACAGGAAACAGAGACGGAGGAGATGCAATGTCTTTAATTAACCCTGATGATATAGCTTCAATTACAATTTTAAAAGGAGCATCGGCATCTGCTTTATATGGAAGTCAAGGAGCTAATGGTGTAATTTTGGTTACCACAAAAAAAGGTAAGGAAGGTAGATTATCAGTAAATGTATCCTCTAGTTTTACTGTAGATAATGTAATGTCATTACCAAAGTTGCAATCAGAATATCAATCAGCTTCAGTTGGAGGGGCGATTGCTGAAAACGGTAATGTTATTGATGCAAAATCTTGGGGGGCAAAAAAATCTGGTTTATCTAATGATGCAAAAAGTTTTTTTAATACAGGATATACATCAATAAACTCAATAGCTTTAACATCAGGTAGTGCTAAGATGCAAACATATTTTTCATATGCTAATACATTAGCAGAAGGAGTTGTTCCGCAAAATAAATTAATTAAAAATAATGTAACATTAAGAGAAACGGCTAAGTTTTTAAACGATAAGATAGATATCTCTGCTAGTATTAATTTATCAGATCAAAGAATTAATAATAGACCTACAAATGGATTATACTCAAATGCTTTAACAGGAGTTTATTTACATCCAGTAGGTATCGATAGAGATACCTATAAAAATAAGTTTGAATATTTTAATCAAGTAACGAATATGATGGATCAATATACTACATCATTTGATGGAAATATTCAGCAAAATCCATATTGGTTAATTAATAGAAGTCCTAGTAAAGATGTTGTACAGAGAGTTTTAGCAAATGTGTCTGCTAAATATCAAATAACTGAAAACTTCTCATTACAATCAAGAGTAAGTTATGATAAGTCATTTTTTAAATTTGATAAAAGACAGTATGCAGGTACAGATCCTGTAAACTCTGGAGACAACGGAAGGTATATTTTAGAAAAAACAGAAAATACACAGCAGTATATTGATTTAATAGCTAATTATTCTAAAGCTTTTTCAGAAGATTTAACTTTTACAGGGTTACTAGGTACTAGTTTAACAAAATACGCTATTGGTGATCAAATTTTATTAGATTCAGGTAGGGACGGAATGGGATTAAACTTTCCAAATGAATTTACGATAGCTAATTTTACAACAACTAACAATATTAGGCAGTCGGTAGGAAATAGAGAAGTTCAGTCTGTGTTCGGATCAGTTAACTTGGGGTATAAAGAAATGATATATTTAGATGTAACCGGTAGAGCTGATTGGTCATCTACGTTAGTAAATACAAACTCAACCTCATTCTTCTACCCATCTGTAGGTTTAACAGGGGTTTTTTCTGAAATGTTTAATATGCCAGAAGCAATTAATTTTGCAAAACTTAGAGTTTCTTATGCTGAGGTAGGTAAAGATATTCCTGTATATGCTACGATACCTTTAAATTCAATAAACTTAACAAATACATCTGTAAGTTCAGCATCTTTTGCACCTATTGAAGGTGAAACATTAAAACCAGAAAGACAAAAATCATTTGAAATAGGTACAGAATGGAGGTTTTTAAATAATCGTTTAGGTTTTGAATTAACGTATTATAATACAAAAACAGAAAACCAAATATTCTTTATTCAAGCAGCACCTAATCCAAATGGATATTCACAAAATATTGTGAATGCAGGAGAAATATCAAATAAAGGTATTGAATTAGTTTTAAATGGTAAACCAGTAAGAAATGAAAATTTTACATGGAATACAGCCATAAATTTTGCGCAAAATAAAAATGAAGTAGTGTCTGTACATCCATCATTACAGGATGGTGAGGCTATCATAACAGCAAGAGGTGTTAATGGATACGAGTTTTCGTTAATAGAAGGGGAAGATTTTGGAAGTATTAAAGCAAGATCTTTAGAGAGAAATGAAAATGGAGTGCCAGTAATTAATGACTCAGGAACTTTAAAAGATTTAGGTTTTAAAACTGTGGCACATGCACAGCCTGATTTTGCTTTAGGTTGGAATAATACTTTTGATTACAAGAATTTCTCTTTTGGTTTTTTAATAGATGGGAAATTTGGAGGAGATGTAGTGAGTGTTACAGAGGCTGTTAACGATAAATATGGTGTTTCTCAAGCAACAGCTGATGCAAGAAATACAAATGGAGGAATGATAAATGTGGTAAATGAAGCAGGTGTTGGGTCTCAAATTACTGCACAAGAGTATTATAATGCAATTGGAGGTAGAGATGGTATGTTAGGAGAATACGTATACAATGCAACTAATGTAAGTTTAAGAGAGTTATCTATTGGGTATAAATTACCAATAAAAGATGATTTCTTTAAAAGTGTAAGATTATCTTTAATAGGAAATAATTTATTCTTTTTCTATAAAGAAGCTCCATTTGATCCAAACATAGCTGCCAGTACAGGTATCGGTTTACAAGGGGTTGATATTTATAGCCAGCCATCAACAAGAAGCGTAGGGGTTAATGTTAATATAAACTTTTAA